The Paenibacillus sp. 481 DNA window TGCAATAAAGGTTTGTTGCACATCTTGATTCATAATCAAGTCTACATAGCGCTGACGGTAGCGCATTTCGACGTCTTTGAGTCCATGATATTTCTCAGGTAACGGATAAAGTGACTTCGAGAGCACTTCCAAATCGAGTACCTTAATCGAAGTTTCGCCTGTCTTCGTCTTAAAGACGATACCACGAACTCCGATAATATCACCCAGGTCCAACATATCGAATGCTTCATATTTAACCGCAGGCACTGTGTCCTGACGCGTATAAATTTGAATGCGACCTGTGAGGTCTTGAAGATGTGCAAAGCTTGCTTTACCCATGCCGCGCTTCGCCATAATGCGACCAGCGATACTAACTTCTATAGCTTGCTGCTCAAGATCTTCTTTAGTGAGTTCATTATATTTGTCCAAAATAGCTTTTGCTGTATGCGTGCGCTCGTATTTAGCACCGAACGGGTCAATGCCGAGCTTACGAAGCTCGTCCAGCTTGTTACGGCGAATTTGTAATAGTTCGCTCAACTCAATTTCTTGTGATTCGTCTTGATTGACTACATCCGTCATGAGTTCCACTCCTTCACATCATTAATGCAGCATATCGTAATGCACCGTCATATTTCATATACGGTGCAGAAAGCATGTTAATATAGATCGAATTACGCTGATGAACTTGCTAATCTAGTCAGTATCCAGAAGATATCGTTAGCGTTCGCTTATTATTATAGGCCATATACGGAAAAAAAGCTTCCCTACGGAAGCTTTTTTTGACCCGTGCCTGATATCCAGCTTAATGACGCTTAGATTAACGTTTAATGTCTATAATTTTGTATTGAATAACACCAGCTGGAACACTTACGTCCACAACCGTGCCGATTTGCTTACCTAAGATAGCCTTACCTACAGGGCTTTCGTTCGAAATTTTGTTTTTCAACGGATCCGACTCTGCTGTGCCCACAATTGTATATTCCATTTTATCGCCGAATTCCAAGTCCTCAACAACTACCGTCGAACCAATGCTCACTGCATCTGTATCGATATCGTCGTTGTTGATGATGCGTGCATTACGAAGCATTTTTTCAAGTGTAAGAACACGACCTTCAATAAACGCTTGCTCGTTCTTTGCATCTTCGTACTCGGAGTTCTCGCTAATATCCCCGTATCCAATGGCGACTTTAATTCGCTCTGCCACTTCGCGGCGCTTTACGGATTTGAGATGATCAAGCTCTTCCTCCAACTTTTTCAGCCCGTCTTGGGTCAGAATGACTTGTTTATCGCTCATCTTACCGATTCTCCTGTCATGATCATTATTTTCGCAAACTAGCGCTTTAAGATCTACAAGCATGTAATCCAGATAGCGGTTGCGAATGCCTTACTCCATCATATGGCGCCCACTCCATATAATGACTCCTTAGAACGCTTGTTGAGTGCTTCACATCCAAAGGGAAATACACACCAAGGTCCGAGGCGAATTATCTAATGCTGAATTATATGGGATGGATTTGCAAAAGTCAATTAGATCACACACATGGGTGAAAACGCTTCACAGCGTTGTGCAGAACCGCATTTACGCTAAACCTTGCGTATACGCTCTTTTATCGTTTTTCCACCAATTGTAATCAGCACTCATTTTTCATATGAAATTAGCTGTTTCTTTACGATTTATGACGATCGAATTCGCCTTGATTAACTTGGTCGACATAATGCTCCATCATTCGCACCACTTCATCACGACGTGTTTCTTCCATAATGGCATCTTTCACGCGAGCTGCACCAGGCAGACCTTTCAAGTACCATGCTAAATGCTTACGCATTTCTTTAACTGCCACATGCTCACCTTTTAAAGCACACAGACGATCCATATGCACAATGGCAATACGCACTTTTTCAGCTGCGTCTGGATCTGGCAGCAATTGTCCTGTCGATAAATACTCAATTGTCCGGTAGAGCATCCAAGGATTGCCCAACGCCCCGCGACCAATCATAACGCCATCGCAACCCGTTTCATCTAGCATGCGTCGCGCATCTTCTGGAGAAAATACGTCGCCATTCCCGATAACAGGGATGTTCACAGCTTCTTTTACTTGACGGATGTAGCTCCAATCCGCTGTTCCACTGTAGAGTTGCTCGCGCGTGCGACCGTGAACGCTGACCGCTTGTCCACCAGCGCGCTGAACAGCAAGCGCATTTTCAACGACAAAAATATGTTCGTCATCCCAGCCAATACGCATTTTGACTGTAACAGGCTTCTCTACGGCATCAACAACGGCGGAAACCATCTCATATATTTTTTCTGGGTTCAACAACCAACGTGCTCCAGCGTCACACTTTGTCACTTTAGGAACAGGGCAGCCCATATTAATATCAATAATGTCCGCATTGGAGTCCTTGTCGACGATTTTGGCTGCTTCTACAAGCGATTGACGATCCCCACCAAAAATTTGCAAGCTTAGTGGCTTTTCTCGATCATCTACGTACAGCATTTCGCGTGTACGCTCGTTGCCGTGTACTAGTGCCTTGTCACTGACCATTTCTGCGCAAACGAGTCCGGCACCGAACTCCTTCGCAATAAGACGGAAAGCAGGATTACACACGCCTGCCATCGGGGCAAGCACGACTTGGTTTTTCATTTCAATGTTAGCGATTTTCAGCAATTCGCTCACACTCCTTTCTCTTGTTGCACTTCATATATGGTTATTGTATGGTTATGGTCGAATTTGCCGAAAGGTCAGCTCTTCTTCAGAAACATTCAATACTTGAGATAACTTTAGAACTGTCTTTGTATCGACATTCCTATTTCCCCGCTCCATCTCGCCAAGCACTGCAACGGACAGCTGTAAAAGATCTGCCAATTGCTGTTGTGTCAATCCCTTTAGTTTGCGGAAAGCGCGGATCCGTCTGGCCATTTGCAAGGACTCCACAGCCGAATCCCTTCCTTTCCTTCCAGTGTTCCCAGCGCTTGCTGCACGAATGCGTCTAATGCTTGCGCTTCAACTGAAATCACGTCGGCAAGCGGCACTAATACAAAGAGCCGCTCAGCGATTCGAGGATGCGGTAAAGTTAACATCGTTGTATCCATCGTACAACCTTCCACCCATAACAAATCTAAATCTATGCTGCGTGGTCCCCAACGAACTTCGCGAACACGACCAAGTTGCAGCTCTACATCTAACATATAGCGAAGCAAAGCTTCAGGATCTAGTGAGGTACGTACACGGACTGCCATATTTAAAAAGGCAGGCTGCTCCTCGTAACCGACAGGATCCGTTTCATACAGTGGGGAACTTTGCTCAATGAGTATCTCCTGATGTTCGCTCAGTTTACTCAACGCTGCATAAAGGGTCTGTTCACGTTCTCCAATGTTAGCACCTAATGCAATATACGCCTCTACGGTACCACTCGTCAACCTTTGGCCACTTCCCCATTGCTGTGTCATCGATTACGCCCCGCTTTCATCGGGTGAATCTTCACGTGCACGCGTAATTTGAATCGTTACACCTGCATAGTGAATGTCGAATGGCGGATGTGGTTTAGTGACGCTAACTGTCGCTTCATGAATAAGCGAATACGTATCAAGCAAATGTTCGGCTACTCGCTCTGCCAACGTTTCAAGCAGTTGAACAGACTCCCCTTCCATAACCGACTTCACACTGTAGAACAACTCAGCATAATTAACGGATTTGGTTAGGTCATCGGTCAATCCCGCTTCCCGAGTATCCACCTGCAAATCGAGATCGACGTACCAGCGTTGTCCCAAAGCTCTCTCTTCTGCAAATACGCCATGCCGTCCGAAAAACTCCATTCGATGCAACTGCATACGGTCCGGTCGCACTACCTTCGTCTTCGCCATCTCTTCCACCCCTTATTTATTTAGTGATTTATACAAAATGGAATCGCACATCCGTGCGAGGCGAGCAATTTCCTGCACATCGTGCACGCGTACGATTTGGCAGCCTTGTGCAATACCTAAGGCTACTGTTGCAGCGGTCCCTGCGACAAGGTCATCTA harbors:
- the greA gene encoding transcription elongation factor GreA, with translation MSDKQVILTQDGLKKLEEELDHLKSVKRREVAERIKVAIGYGDISENSEYEDAKNEQAFIEGRVLTLEKMLRNARIINNDDIDTDAVSIGSTVVVEDLEFGDKMEYTIVGTAESDPLKNKISNESPVGKAILGKQIGTVVDVSVPAGVIQYKIIDIKR
- the dusB gene encoding tRNA dihydrouridine synthase DusB, with translation MLKIANIEMKNQVVLAPMAGVCNPAFRLIAKEFGAGLVCAEMVSDKALVHGNERTREMLYVDDREKPLSLQIFGGDRQSLVEAAKIVDKDSNADIIDINMGCPVPKVTKCDAGARWLLNPEKIYEMVSAVVDAVEKPVTVKMRIGWDDEHIFVVENALAVQRAGGQAVSVHGRTREQLYSGTADWSYIRQVKEAVNIPVIGNGDVFSPEDARRMLDETGCDGVMIGRGALGNPWMLYRTIEYLSTGQLLPDPDAAEKVRIAIVHMDRLCALKGEHVAVKEMRKHLAWYLKGLPGAARVKDAIMEETRRDEVVRMMEHYVDQVNQGEFDRHKS
- a CDS encoding helix-turn-helix domain-containing protein; its protein translation is MARRIRAFRKLKGLTQQQLADLLQLSVAVLGEMERGNRNVDTKTVLKLSQVLNVSEEELTFRQIRP
- the folK gene encoding 2-amino-4-hydroxy-6-hydroxymethyldihydropteridine diphosphokinase yields the protein MTQQWGSGQRLTSGTVEAYIALGANIGEREQTLYAALSKLSEHQEILIEQSSPLYETDPVGYEEQPAFLNMAVRVRTSLDPEALLRYMLDVELQLGRVREVRWGPRSIDLDLLWVEGCTMDTTMLTLPHPRIAERLFVLVPLADVISVEAQALDAFVQQALGTLEGKEGIRLWSPCKWPDGSALSAN
- the folB gene encoding dihydroneopterin aldolase — translated: MAKTKVVRPDRMQLHRMEFFGRHGVFAEERALGQRWYVDLDLQVDTREAGLTDDLTKSVNYAELFYSVKSVMEGESVQLLETLAERVAEHLLDTYSLIHEATVSVTKPHPPFDIHYAGVTIQITRAREDSPDESGA